In one window of Prionailurus bengalensis isolate Pbe53 chromosome B3, Fcat_Pben_1.1_paternal_pri, whole genome shotgun sequence DNA:
- the LOC122468100 gene encoding translation initiation factor IF-2-like — MGRNRQAPPEQRARDHWRAERGTVSPGSSPQLRPASRPRRRGGPGAPRLPRCLARLPRGPGLPPRRGRALTRGEATFQPGARSPESRKQKEGEERRREDTAFARALDSQKPSQSPVQPPPPPPPPGRQGAQWVAGARRPGQGTDWEAPKRRAPAHTSQKARSTRRRTLPRSSSLPACAAPARLLSAPLPRQLVERSASAPPPPPTPPAPPPEAPPPRPPRGGGGGRRAAGAERLARGRTWSACRPRPGPNQASRGGVPRHEGGSKRREPPLSGPEEGGEPRRAPYVDHCHLALTLTRRMREGTLSAPPFWPNGPLRRSAPLPGNAPSRAQVWVGGGGCLA; from the coding sequence ATGGGGCGCAACCGACAGGCGCCCCCGGAACAGCGCGCCAGAGACCACTGGAGAGCCGAGCGCGGCACCGTGAGCCCGGGGAGCAGCCCGCAGCTCCGGCCGGCCTCCCGCCCTCGCCGCAGAGGCGGCCCCGGAGCTCCGCGCCTCCCCCGCTGCCTGGCTCGGCTGCCCCGGGGCCCCGGCCTCCCGCCCCGGCGTGGGCGAGCTCTGACCCGCGGAGAGGCGACCTTCCAGCCCGGTGCCCGAAGCCCAGAGTCGAGGAAGCAAAAAGAAGGCGAAGAAAGACGCAGGGAAGACACTGCTTTCGCTAGGGCTCTCGACTCCCAGAAACCCTCCCAAAGTCCCgtccagccgccgccgccgccgccgccgcccggccggCAGGGGGCACAGTGGGTAGCCGGGGCGCGGAGGCCGGGCCAGGGGACAGACTGGGAGGCCCCCAAGCGCCGAGCTCCCGCTCATACCTCCCAGAAAGCCCGGAGCACCAGGCGTCGGACTCTTCCCAGGTCCTCGTCCCTTCCTGCCTGCGCCGCGCCAGCCCGGCTCCTCtcagcccctctgccccggcaGCTTGTCGAGCGCTCCGcgtccgccccgccccccccgcccacgcctcccgccccgcccccagaggcTCCGCCCCCACGCCCGCCCCGAGGTGGCGGGGGTGGCCGCCGGGCCGCGGGAGCAGAGCGCCTTGCTCGCGGCCGCACGTGGAGCGCCTGTCGGCCCCGCCCCGGACCCAACCAAGCGTCCCGCGGAGGGGTGCCGCGACACGAAGGTGGGAGCAAACGGAGGGAGCCACCCCTCTCGGGtcctgaggaaggaggagaacCCAGAAGGGCACCGTACGTGGACCACTGCCATCTAGCCCTTACCCTCACGCGACGGATGCGGGAGGGGACACTGTCAGCTCCCCCCTTCTGGCCGAATGGCCCTCTCCGACGCTCGGCCCCGCTCCCCGGGAACGCTCCCTCCCGAGCCCAAGTCTGGGTGGGCGGGGGCGGCTGTTTGGCCTGA